The genomic segment TTTTGAAGTGGAACACGATTTTAAAGCCATCGGACGGAAAACAATGTTGTTGAACGCCCGGAAGATATATAAAGAAACGAACCATACAGAGATGATCTTACTTGCTATTGAAGATATTACTGAACGCAAGAAGGCTGAAGAGCAATTGAAACTTATTGCTTTCATGGATGGATTGACCGGTGTTGCCAATCGCCGTCATTTTGATAATACCCTTGATTTAGAATGGCGGCGCGCCATGCGAAGCGCAATATCCTTGTCTCTCATTATTATTGATGTTGATTACTTCAAGAATTACAATGACGTCTACGGTCATCTGGCTGGTGATGCCTGCCTGCAAAAGATAGCGCATACGATAAGGGACTCATTAAGGAGAGCAGGAAATTTTGTAGCGCGGTACGGCGGTGAAGAATTTACGATCATCCTTCCCGACACTAACGCGGAGGGGGCATACTTATTTGCAGAGTCTCTGCGAGAGAAGATCGAAAATCTGAATTTTGAGCATGAAGATTCTAAGGCCGGTAAGAATGTAACAGTCAGTATGGGTGTTTCAAGTATTGTCCCTGATAAGGACAGGACACAGAATGAACTCATATCCTTAGCTGATAAGGCCCTCTATGAAGCAAAGCAGGGAGGACGAAATCGTGTTGTAAGAGCCTGCGAAGAATCTTAAGACGAACTTGATTGAAGATGCCTGCTTTGAGCAGCAGCGCGCTAAAAAACAAAAGAGGGTCAAGAATTTCTTGACCCTCTTTTTAGTACAGATATTTTATTCGTATCTTACAGCAGTCCGGCCCTCTCCATAATTGTCGGCACTTTATCTTCCATGCCTATTGCCATGATATGTACGCCGTCGCAGATCTTTTCATCTTTCAACTGTTTGATATGACGGGCCGCGATGTTCAATCCGGTGTCAAGAGCCTTTTCTTTTCCGGCTGCCTTAAGTTCATCAATTAAGTTTTGGGGCACCTTAATTCCCGGCACAAAATTGTTCATGAAGTTCGCCATTCCCGCGCTCTTCAGCACAACGATTCCGGCCATGATCTTTACATTGGACTGCCTTGCGTGTGCCATGAAGGTCTTGAATTTTTCAATGTCATAGATCGCCTGTGTCTGGAAGAATTTTGCACCTGCCTTCACCTTCTTTTCAAACTTCATGAGCTGAGGCTCTATGGGGTTTGATTCAGGAGTCACAACTGCGCCCTGGAAATAATCGGTCGCTCCTTTTAAATCATTGCCTGCCATGTCCTTTCCGTTATTCATCCCGTCAACGATCTTCAAAAGCTGGACGGACTCCACATCATAAACAGGCTTTGCCTGCTTGTGGTCTCCAGCCGACACATGGTCTCCGGTCATGCAGAGAACGTTTCTAATTCCCAGCACGTAAGCCCCAAGCAGGTCTGCCTGAAGCCCTATCCTGTTTCTGTCGCGGCAGGTCATCTGGAGGATCGGCTCAAGCCCATTCTCCAGCGCTAATTTACATACCGCAATGGAGGATATCCTCATGACAGCAGACTGGTTGTCCGTGATATTCGCAGCGTCTATCTTGCCGCGCAAAATTTCCATGTGGTGGAGCATCTCTTTTATG from the Nitrospirota bacterium genome contains:
- a CDS encoding sensor domain-containing diguanylate cyclase, which gives rise to MERNKNSREAKRLQEALEFSDAIIATVREPLLVLDNELRIITANRSFYRTFQVDPEETEKRLIYDLGNRQWDIPGLRDLLENILPMNNAFEGFEVEHDFKAIGRKTMLLNARKIYKETNHTEMILLAIEDITERKKAEEQLKLIAFMDGLTGVANRRHFDNTLDLEWRRAMRSAISLSLIIIDVDYFKNYNDVYGHLAGDACLQKIAHTIRDSLRRAGNFVARYGGEEFTIILPDTNAEGAYLFAESLREKIENLNFEHEDSKAGKNVTVSMGVSSIVPDKDRTQNELISLADKALYEAKQGGRNRVVRACEES
- a CDS encoding methylenetetrahydrofolate reductase produces the protein MSFRDILNSGKFAVTAEIGPPKGTDIKEMLHHMEILRGKIDAANITDNQSAVMRISSIAVCKLALENGLEPILQMTCRDRNRIGLQADLLGAYVLGIRNVLCMTGDHVSAGDHKQAKPVYDVESVQLLKIVDGMNNGKDMAGNDLKGATDYFQGAVVTPESNPIEPQLMKFEKKVKAGAKFFQTQAIYDIEKFKTFMAHARQSNVKIMAGIVVLKSAGMANFMNNFVPGIKVPQNLIDELKAAGKEKALDTGLNIAARHIKQLKDEKICDGVHIMAIGMEDKVPTIMERAGLL